Proteins co-encoded in one Oreochromis aureus strain Israel breed Guangdong linkage group 3, ZZ_aureus, whole genome shotgun sequence genomic window:
- the LOC120438667 gene encoding uncharacterized protein K02A2.6-like — MDETIEREVQACEECHKHHKSPPTAPLHPWEWPESPWSRIHVDYAGPFLGKMFLIIVDAHSKWMDVYPVKFSTSQVTIEKLRQSFSVFGPPKMLVSDNGTCFTSAEFESFMKQNGIDHVRSAPFHSSSNGLAERAVQTFKEGMKKVKGDTLQTRLSRFLFSYHITLHATTGL, encoded by the coding sequence ATGGATGAGACCATTGAAAGAGAAGTGCAGGCATGTGAGGAATGTCATAAACACCACAAGTCACCACCCACAGCACCATTACACCCGTGGGAGTGGCCGGAGTCACCATGGTCCAGGATCCATGTGGACTATGCGGGGCCTTTCCTTGGGAAGATGTTTCTAATCATTGTGGATGCTCATTCCAAGTGGATGGACGTTTACCCTGTGAAATTCTCTACATCACAGGTGACTATAGAGAAACTGCGACAGAGTTTCAGTGTGTTTGGACCACCTAAAATGTTAGTTTCAGACAATGGAACATGTTTCACAAGTGCTGAATTTGAGTCATTCATGAAGCAGAATGGAATTGACCATGTGAGGTCAGCACCTTTCCACTCTTCTTCAAATGGGCTGGCTGAGAGGGCGGTCCAGACCTTTAAGGAGGGGATGAAGAAAGTCAAAGGTGATACCTTGCAAACCAGACTGTCCAGATTCCTGTTCAGTTATCACATCACACTGCATGCCACTACTGGTTTATAA